One part of the Stigmatopora argus isolate UIUO_Sarg chromosome 8, RoL_Sarg_1.0, whole genome shotgun sequence genome encodes these proteins:
- the ano8b gene encoding anoctamin-8 isoform X3, which translates to MSHKSWMKTVPTENCDVLMTFADTTDDHTLLWLLNHIRLGIPELIIQIRHHKHTHVYAFFVTATYENLLRGAEEMGLRKAVKHEFGAGTRSFSCEEDYIYENIESELCFFTSQERQSIIKYWLENLRAKHGEVLHNINFLEGQPIIPELSARGVIQQMFPLHEQRVLSHLMTSWVQAICEKQPLDDICDYFGVKIAMYFAWLGFYTTSMLYPAVIGFVLWMLTESDQTSRDICCVVFALFNVVWATLFLERWKRRGAELAYKWGTLDTPGESLEEPRPQFRGVKRCNPVTGCEEFYYPPWRRRVFRWLVSLPICLLCLCFVFLVMLICFELQEFVMGIKEIPRLARFIPEIMLAITVTACDEVYRKIACWLNDMENYRLQSAYEKNLIIKMVLFQFVNSYLSLFYIGFYLKDMERLKEMLATLLIIRQFLLNVKEVLQPYVYERHKLGELTLRALWDLLLSVLLKYARLAAGNAHASPADPAMPGSGLRGTRPWVGQTDKREKKCLNGGCGVPDEEESGERDEADSGRFSEGETEDDGLLDCGLKLRKVSFIEKMERRTGCSGHPLDNSFMEEGSPTMADKGMEPPSVFSVCDDDFDNGIHDVKEAAGGGVACAAEGINYAAATCTTGSASRNESGTSLRNRRRGRSTERPDTRTKRESWIDPPEVKENNMLTPAEIESCMQTYMDTFKDYQEMFVQFGYVVLFSSAFPLAAMCALINNIIEIRSDAFKLCTGLQRPFGLRIESIGQWQSAMEAMGLIAIIVNCYLIGQCGQLQRLFPWLSPEMAIISIVILEHFAILLKYVIHVAIPDIPTWVREEMAKLDYQRREAFKKHERQAQQHYQQLQRKKREEEDRQRQVEHMARRERDRDDGKGDTSGDHHHEKSHSGKSRPGGSGGSDKPKRPSSLLANNNVMKLKQIIPLQSKFSSGGARSPQSPTEAKLPGFLSFKFLKSPENRKESVATPASGAAANGASTSSSSGSSSQERSQSPSKAFNPGKLFNFGKSEAGTCVNGAPTARSGEGLSSSQIAERPVSRSDLNGIPDEVPSPAREGSENGHSSESDPSGPKV; encoded by the exons ATGTCTCACAAGTCTTGGATGAAGACGGTACCCACGGAGAACTGTGATGTTCTCATGACATTTGCAG ATACGACAGATGATCACACATTGCTATGGCTACTGAACCACATCCGTCTGGGAATTCCAGAACTCATCATCCAAATCCGTCATCATAAGCATACACACGTCTATGCATTCTTCGTCACCGCCACATATGAGAA CTTGTTGCGAGGTGCGGAAGAGATGGGTTTAAGAAAGGCGGTGAAACACGAATTTGGAGCAGGTACACGGAGCTTCTCCTGCGAGGAGGACTACATTTATGAGAACATTGAGAGCGAGTTGTGCTTCttcacctcacag GAGAGGCAAAGCATCATTAAATACTGGCTTGAAAATCTACGTGCCAAACATGGTGAGGTGCTTCACAATATCAACTTCCTGGAAGGGCAGCCAATCA TCCCGGAGTTGAGTGCACGAGGAGTAATCCAGCAGATGTTCCCTCTCCATGAACAGCGCGTCCTGAGTCACCTCATGACGTCTTGGGTTCAGGCTATTTGTGAGAAACAGCCCTTAG ACGATATCTGTGACTATTTTGGTGTGAAAATAGCCATGTATTTTGCCTGGCTGGGTTTTTACACCACTTCCATGTTGTACCCTGCTGTCATCGGCTTTGTATTGTGGATGCTCACTGAGTCAGATCAG ACAAGTCGTGACATCTGCTGCGTGGTCTTTGCACTTTTCAACGTGGTGTGGGCCACCTTGTTTCTTGAACGCTGGAAGAGGAGAGGTGCCGAGCTGGCGTATAAGTGGGGAACTCTGGATACGCCCGGCGAATCCCTGGAGGAACCACGTCCTCAGTTCCGG GGTGTGAAGCGCTGCAACCCTGTCACAGGATGTGAGGAATTCTACTATCCGCCTTGGCGGAGACGTGTTTTCAGGTGGCTGGTCAGCTTGCCCATCTGTCTTCTCTGTCTCTGTTTTGTCTTCCTGGTAATGCTCATCTGCTTTGAGCTCCAG GAGTTTGTAATGGGAATCAAGGAAATACCTAGATTGGCCCGCTTTATTCCTGAAATAATGCTTGCTATCACTGTGACTGCATGTGATGAGGTGTACAGGAAGATTGCCTGCTGGCTCAATGACATGG AAAACTATCGACTCCAGAGTGCCTATGAGAAAAATCTCATCATCAAAATGGTTCTT TTTCAGTTTGTAAATTCATATCTCAGCCTTTTTTACATTGGATTCTACCTCAAAGACATGGAGCGGCTCAAAGAG ATGTTGGCCACTCTGCTCATCATACGTCAGTTCCTTCTAAATGTGAAGGAGGTGCTGCAGCCTTACGTGTATGAGCGCCACAAGCTGGGCGAGCTCACTTTGCGAGCTCTTTGGGACTTGCTCCTCTCTGTGCTGCTAAAATATGCCAGACTGGCTGCTGGAAATGCCCACGCCTCACCTGCCGACCCCGCTATGCCAGGATCTGGTCTCAGGGGCACCAGGCCTTGGGTCGGCCAAACAGACAAAAG GGAAAAGAAGTGTTTGAATGGAGGGTGCGGGGTGCCTGATGAGGAGGAAAGTGGCGAGAGGGACGAAGCTGACAGCGGGCGGTTCAGTGAAGGAGAAACCGAGGATGACGGTCTGCTTGACTGCGGCTTGAAACTGAGGAAAGTCAGCTTCATAGAGAAG ATGGAGAGGCGGACGGGATGTAGTGGCCACCCTTTGGACAATAGTTTTATGGAGGAAGGGAGTCCAACAATGGCAGATAAAGGAATGGAGCCGCCCTCTGTGTTTTCAGTGTGTGATGATGATTTCGATAACGGCATCCATGACGTGAAGGAGGCAGCTGGGGGAGGGGTGGCATGTGCAGCAGAAGGAATCAACTATGCTGCAGCCACCTGCACCACTGGATCTGCGTCCAGGAACGAGAGCGGCACATCATTGCGAAATCGGAGACGAGGCCGCAGCACCGAGCGGCCCGATACCAGAACAAAGAGGGAATCGTGGATTGACCCTCCTGAAGTGAAGGAAAACAACATGCTGACTCCGGCAGAGATAGAGAGCTGTATGCAGACTTATATG GACACTTTCAAGGACTACCAAGAAATGTTTGTCCAGTTTGGCTACGTGGTGCTGTTCTCCTCGGCTTTCCCTCTGGCTGCCATGTGCGCGCTTATCAACAACATCATTGAGATCCGCAGCGACGCCTTCAAGCTCTGCACGGGTCTGCAGAGACCATTTGGTCTCAGGATTGAGAGCATCGGCCAGTGGCAG TCTGCAATGGAAGCTATGGGTCTAATTGCCATCATTGTGAACTGTTACCTGATTGGTCAGTGCGGTCAATTACAGCGGCTCTTCCCTTGGCTCAGCCCTGAGATGGCCATCATCTCCATTGTCATCCTCGAG CACTTTGCCATCCTCTTGAAGTATGTCATCCATGTGGCCATTCCTGACATTCCAACATGGGTCAGAGAGGAGATGGCTAAACTGGATTATCAGCGCAGGGAGGCCTTTAAG AAGCACGAGCGCCAGGCTCAGCAGCACTACCAGCAGCTGCAGAGGAAaaagagggaggaggaggacaggCAGAGGCAAGTGGAGCACATGGCTCGCAGAGAAAGAGACAGGGATGACGGCAAGGGCGACACTTCCGGGGACCACCACCACGAGAAAAGCCACAGCGGCAAATCGCGCCCCGGCGGAAGCGGCGGGTCGGACAAACCCAAGAGGCCCAGCTCCCTACTGGCCAACAACAACGTAATGAAGCTGAAACAGATCATCCCGCTGCAGAGCAAGTTCTCCTCAGGTGGTGCCCGCTCCCCTCAGTCACCCACTGAAGCAAAGCTACCGGGTTTCCTCAGCTTCAAATTCCTCAAATCGCCCGAGAACAGGAAGGAATCCGTGGCGACTCCTGCATCGGGCGCCGCCGCCAATGGGGCGTCGACATCATCTTCATCAGGTAGCAGCTCACAGGAGCGTTCTCAGTCACCCAGCAAGGCCTTCAACCCTGGcaaattgtttaattttggAAAATCCGAAGCTGGGACCTGTGTCAATGGGGCGCCGACGGCCAGATCGGGCGAGGGACTGTCTTCGTCGCAGATCGCCGAGAGACCGGTCTCCAGGTCCGACTTGAATGGAATTCCGGATGAGGTCCCATCACCTGCACGGGAAGGGTCCGAGAACGGACATTCAAGTGAATCGGACCCTTCTGGCCCAAAGGTTTAG
- the ano8b gene encoding anoctamin-8 isoform X2 yields the protein MQTEFSPDKLFGKRLLQAGRHVMSHKSWMKTVPTENCDVLMTFADTTDDHTLLWLLNHIRLGIPELIIQIRHHKHTHVYAFFVTATYENLLRGAEEMGLRKAVKHEFGAGTRSFSCEEDYIYENIESELCFFTSQERQSIIKYWLENLRAKHGEVLHNINFLEGQPIIPELSARGVIQQMFPLHEQRVLSHLMTSWVQAICEKQPLDDICDYFGVKIAMYFAWLGFYTTSMLYPAVIGFVLWMLTESDQTSRDICCVVFALFNVVWATLFLERWKRRGAELAYKWGTLDTPGESLEEPRPQFRGVKRCNPVTGCEEFYYPPWRRRVFRWLVSLPICLLCLCFVFLVMLICFELQEFVMGIKEIPRLARFIPEIMLAITVTACDEVYRKIACWLNDMENYRLQSAYEKNLIIKMVLFQFVNSYLSLFYIGFYLKDMERLKEMLATLLIIRQFLLNVKEVLQPYVYERHKLGELTLRALWDLLLSVLLKYARLAAGNAHASPADPAMPGSGLRGTRPWVGQTDKREKKCLNGGCGVPDEEESGERDEADSGRFSEGETEDDGLLDCGLKLRKVSFIEKMERRTGCSGHPLDNSFMEEGSPTMADKGMEPPSVFSVCDDDFDNGIHDVKEAAGGGVACAAEGINYAAATCTTGSASRNESGTSLRNRRRGRSTERPDTRTKRESWIDPPEVKENNMLTPAEIESCMQTYMDTFKDYQEMFVQFGYVVLFSSAFPLAAMCALINNIIEIRSDAFKLCTGLQRPFGLRIESIGQWQSAMEAMGLIAIIVNCYLIGQCGQLQRLFPWLSPEMAIISIVILEHFAILLKYVIHVAIPDIPTWVREEMAKLDYQRREAFKKHERQAQQHYQQLQRKKREEEDRQRQVEHMARRERDRDDGKGDTSGDHHHEKSHSGKSRPGGSGGSDKPKRPSSLLANNNVMKLKQIIPLQSKFSSGGARSPQSPTEAKLPGFLSFKFLKSPENRKESVATPASGAAANGASTSSSSGSSSQERSQSPSKAFNPGKLFNFGKSEAGTCVNGAPTARSGEGLSSSQIAERPVSRSDLNGIPDEVPSPAREGSENGHSSESDPSGPKV from the exons ATGCAGACTGAGTTCTCTCCTG ATAAGTTGTTTGGGAAGAGACTACTGCAGGCTGGCAGACATGTTATGTCTCACAAGTCTTGGATGAAGACGGTACCCACGGAGAACTGTGATGTTCTCATGACATTTGCAG ATACGACAGATGATCACACATTGCTATGGCTACTGAACCACATCCGTCTGGGAATTCCAGAACTCATCATCCAAATCCGTCATCATAAGCATACACACGTCTATGCATTCTTCGTCACCGCCACATATGAGAA CTTGTTGCGAGGTGCGGAAGAGATGGGTTTAAGAAAGGCGGTGAAACACGAATTTGGAGCAGGTACACGGAGCTTCTCCTGCGAGGAGGACTACATTTATGAGAACATTGAGAGCGAGTTGTGCTTCttcacctcacag GAGAGGCAAAGCATCATTAAATACTGGCTTGAAAATCTACGTGCCAAACATGGTGAGGTGCTTCACAATATCAACTTCCTGGAAGGGCAGCCAATCA TCCCGGAGTTGAGTGCACGAGGAGTAATCCAGCAGATGTTCCCTCTCCATGAACAGCGCGTCCTGAGTCACCTCATGACGTCTTGGGTTCAGGCTATTTGTGAGAAACAGCCCTTAG ACGATATCTGTGACTATTTTGGTGTGAAAATAGCCATGTATTTTGCCTGGCTGGGTTTTTACACCACTTCCATGTTGTACCCTGCTGTCATCGGCTTTGTATTGTGGATGCTCACTGAGTCAGATCAG ACAAGTCGTGACATCTGCTGCGTGGTCTTTGCACTTTTCAACGTGGTGTGGGCCACCTTGTTTCTTGAACGCTGGAAGAGGAGAGGTGCCGAGCTGGCGTATAAGTGGGGAACTCTGGATACGCCCGGCGAATCCCTGGAGGAACCACGTCCTCAGTTCCGG GGTGTGAAGCGCTGCAACCCTGTCACAGGATGTGAGGAATTCTACTATCCGCCTTGGCGGAGACGTGTTTTCAGGTGGCTGGTCAGCTTGCCCATCTGTCTTCTCTGTCTCTGTTTTGTCTTCCTGGTAATGCTCATCTGCTTTGAGCTCCAG GAGTTTGTAATGGGAATCAAGGAAATACCTAGATTGGCCCGCTTTATTCCTGAAATAATGCTTGCTATCACTGTGACTGCATGTGATGAGGTGTACAGGAAGATTGCCTGCTGGCTCAATGACATGG AAAACTATCGACTCCAGAGTGCCTATGAGAAAAATCTCATCATCAAAATGGTTCTT TTTCAGTTTGTAAATTCATATCTCAGCCTTTTTTACATTGGATTCTACCTCAAAGACATGGAGCGGCTCAAAGAG ATGTTGGCCACTCTGCTCATCATACGTCAGTTCCTTCTAAATGTGAAGGAGGTGCTGCAGCCTTACGTGTATGAGCGCCACAAGCTGGGCGAGCTCACTTTGCGAGCTCTTTGGGACTTGCTCCTCTCTGTGCTGCTAAAATATGCCAGACTGGCTGCTGGAAATGCCCACGCCTCACCTGCCGACCCCGCTATGCCAGGATCTGGTCTCAGGGGCACCAGGCCTTGGGTCGGCCAAACAGACAAAAG GGAAAAGAAGTGTTTGAATGGAGGGTGCGGGGTGCCTGATGAGGAGGAAAGTGGCGAGAGGGACGAAGCTGACAGCGGGCGGTTCAGTGAAGGAGAAACCGAGGATGACGGTCTGCTTGACTGCGGCTTGAAACTGAGGAAAGTCAGCTTCATAGAGAAG ATGGAGAGGCGGACGGGATGTAGTGGCCACCCTTTGGACAATAGTTTTATGGAGGAAGGGAGTCCAACAATGGCAGATAAAGGAATGGAGCCGCCCTCTGTGTTTTCAGTGTGTGATGATGATTTCGATAACGGCATCCATGACGTGAAGGAGGCAGCTGGGGGAGGGGTGGCATGTGCAGCAGAAGGAATCAACTATGCTGCAGCCACCTGCACCACTGGATCTGCGTCCAGGAACGAGAGCGGCACATCATTGCGAAATCGGAGACGAGGCCGCAGCACCGAGCGGCCCGATACCAGAACAAAGAGGGAATCGTGGATTGACCCTCCTGAAGTGAAGGAAAACAACATGCTGACTCCGGCAGAGATAGAGAGCTGTATGCAGACTTATATG GACACTTTCAAGGACTACCAAGAAATGTTTGTCCAGTTTGGCTACGTGGTGCTGTTCTCCTCGGCTTTCCCTCTGGCTGCCATGTGCGCGCTTATCAACAACATCATTGAGATCCGCAGCGACGCCTTCAAGCTCTGCACGGGTCTGCAGAGACCATTTGGTCTCAGGATTGAGAGCATCGGCCAGTGGCAG TCTGCAATGGAAGCTATGGGTCTAATTGCCATCATTGTGAACTGTTACCTGATTGGTCAGTGCGGTCAATTACAGCGGCTCTTCCCTTGGCTCAGCCCTGAGATGGCCATCATCTCCATTGTCATCCTCGAG CACTTTGCCATCCTCTTGAAGTATGTCATCCATGTGGCCATTCCTGACATTCCAACATGGGTCAGAGAGGAGATGGCTAAACTGGATTATCAGCGCAGGGAGGCCTTTAAG AAGCACGAGCGCCAGGCTCAGCAGCACTACCAGCAGCTGCAGAGGAAaaagagggaggaggaggacaggCAGAGGCAAGTGGAGCACATGGCTCGCAGAGAAAGAGACAGGGATGACGGCAAGGGCGACACTTCCGGGGACCACCACCACGAGAAAAGCCACAGCGGCAAATCGCGCCCCGGCGGAAGCGGCGGGTCGGACAAACCCAAGAGGCCCAGCTCCCTACTGGCCAACAACAACGTAATGAAGCTGAAACAGATCATCCCGCTGCAGAGCAAGTTCTCCTCAGGTGGTGCCCGCTCCCCTCAGTCACCCACTGAAGCAAAGCTACCGGGTTTCCTCAGCTTCAAATTCCTCAAATCGCCCGAGAACAGGAAGGAATCCGTGGCGACTCCTGCATCGGGCGCCGCCGCCAATGGGGCGTCGACATCATCTTCATCAGGTAGCAGCTCACAGGAGCGTTCTCAGTCACCCAGCAAGGCCTTCAACCCTGGcaaattgtttaattttggAAAATCCGAAGCTGGGACCTGTGTCAATGGGGCGCCGACGGCCAGATCGGGCGAGGGACTGTCTTCGTCGCAGATCGCCGAGAGACCGGTCTCCAGGTCCGACTTGAATGGAATTCCGGATGAGGTCCCATCACCTGCACGGGAAGGGTCCGAGAACGGACATTCAAGTGAATCGGACCCTTCTGGCCCAAAGGTTTAG
- the ano8b gene encoding anoctamin-8 isoform X1 has translation MPDAGTQGAASAAAAATAVGGGAAAAAAGEGADTGRHRHRTQPGDPERPETTAAPPQSSGSGVLDKLFGKRLLQAGRHVMSHKSWMKTVPTENCDVLMTFADTTDDHTLLWLLNHIRLGIPELIIQIRHHKHTHVYAFFVTATYENLLRGAEEMGLRKAVKHEFGAGTRSFSCEEDYIYENIESELCFFTSQERQSIIKYWLENLRAKHGEVLHNINFLEGQPIIPELSARGVIQQMFPLHEQRVLSHLMTSWVQAICEKQPLDDICDYFGVKIAMYFAWLGFYTTSMLYPAVIGFVLWMLTESDQTSRDICCVVFALFNVVWATLFLERWKRRGAELAYKWGTLDTPGESLEEPRPQFRGVKRCNPVTGCEEFYYPPWRRRVFRWLVSLPICLLCLCFVFLVMLICFELQEFVMGIKEIPRLARFIPEIMLAITVTACDEVYRKIACWLNDMENYRLQSAYEKNLIIKMVLFQFVNSYLSLFYIGFYLKDMERLKEMLATLLIIRQFLLNVKEVLQPYVYERHKLGELTLRALWDLLLSVLLKYARLAAGNAHASPADPAMPGSGLRGTRPWVGQTDKREKKCLNGGCGVPDEEESGERDEADSGRFSEGETEDDGLLDCGLKLRKVSFIEKMERRTGCSGHPLDNSFMEEGSPTMADKGMEPPSVFSVCDDDFDNGIHDVKEAAGGGVACAAEGINYAAATCTTGSASRNESGTSLRNRRRGRSTERPDTRTKRESWIDPPEVKENNMLTPAEIESCMQTYMDTFKDYQEMFVQFGYVVLFSSAFPLAAMCALINNIIEIRSDAFKLCTGLQRPFGLRIESIGQWQSAMEAMGLIAIIVNCYLIGQCGQLQRLFPWLSPEMAIISIVILEHFAILLKYVIHVAIPDIPTWVREEMAKLDYQRREAFKKHERQAQQHYQQLQRKKREEEDRQRQVEHMARRERDRDDGKGDTSGDHHHEKSHSGKSRPGGSGGSDKPKRPSSLLANNNVMKLKQIIPLQSKFSSGGARSPQSPTEAKLPGFLSFKFLKSPENRKESVATPASGAAANGASTSSSSGSSSQERSQSPSKAFNPGKLFNFGKSEAGTCVNGAPTARSGEGLSSSQIAERPVSRSDLNGIPDEVPSPAREGSENGHSSESDPSGPKV, from the exons ATAAGTTGTTTGGGAAGAGACTACTGCAGGCTGGCAGACATGTTATGTCTCACAAGTCTTGGATGAAGACGGTACCCACGGAGAACTGTGATGTTCTCATGACATTTGCAG ATACGACAGATGATCACACATTGCTATGGCTACTGAACCACATCCGTCTGGGAATTCCAGAACTCATCATCCAAATCCGTCATCATAAGCATACACACGTCTATGCATTCTTCGTCACCGCCACATATGAGAA CTTGTTGCGAGGTGCGGAAGAGATGGGTTTAAGAAAGGCGGTGAAACACGAATTTGGAGCAGGTACACGGAGCTTCTCCTGCGAGGAGGACTACATTTATGAGAACATTGAGAGCGAGTTGTGCTTCttcacctcacag GAGAGGCAAAGCATCATTAAATACTGGCTTGAAAATCTACGTGCCAAACATGGTGAGGTGCTTCACAATATCAACTTCCTGGAAGGGCAGCCAATCA TCCCGGAGTTGAGTGCACGAGGAGTAATCCAGCAGATGTTCCCTCTCCATGAACAGCGCGTCCTGAGTCACCTCATGACGTCTTGGGTTCAGGCTATTTGTGAGAAACAGCCCTTAG ACGATATCTGTGACTATTTTGGTGTGAAAATAGCCATGTATTTTGCCTGGCTGGGTTTTTACACCACTTCCATGTTGTACCCTGCTGTCATCGGCTTTGTATTGTGGATGCTCACTGAGTCAGATCAG ACAAGTCGTGACATCTGCTGCGTGGTCTTTGCACTTTTCAACGTGGTGTGGGCCACCTTGTTTCTTGAACGCTGGAAGAGGAGAGGTGCCGAGCTGGCGTATAAGTGGGGAACTCTGGATACGCCCGGCGAATCCCTGGAGGAACCACGTCCTCAGTTCCGG GGTGTGAAGCGCTGCAACCCTGTCACAGGATGTGAGGAATTCTACTATCCGCCTTGGCGGAGACGTGTTTTCAGGTGGCTGGTCAGCTTGCCCATCTGTCTTCTCTGTCTCTGTTTTGTCTTCCTGGTAATGCTCATCTGCTTTGAGCTCCAG GAGTTTGTAATGGGAATCAAGGAAATACCTAGATTGGCCCGCTTTATTCCTGAAATAATGCTTGCTATCACTGTGACTGCATGTGATGAGGTGTACAGGAAGATTGCCTGCTGGCTCAATGACATGG AAAACTATCGACTCCAGAGTGCCTATGAGAAAAATCTCATCATCAAAATGGTTCTT TTTCAGTTTGTAAATTCATATCTCAGCCTTTTTTACATTGGATTCTACCTCAAAGACATGGAGCGGCTCAAAGAG ATGTTGGCCACTCTGCTCATCATACGTCAGTTCCTTCTAAATGTGAAGGAGGTGCTGCAGCCTTACGTGTATGAGCGCCACAAGCTGGGCGAGCTCACTTTGCGAGCTCTTTGGGACTTGCTCCTCTCTGTGCTGCTAAAATATGCCAGACTGGCTGCTGGAAATGCCCACGCCTCACCTGCCGACCCCGCTATGCCAGGATCTGGTCTCAGGGGCACCAGGCCTTGGGTCGGCCAAACAGACAAAAG GGAAAAGAAGTGTTTGAATGGAGGGTGCGGGGTGCCTGATGAGGAGGAAAGTGGCGAGAGGGACGAAGCTGACAGCGGGCGGTTCAGTGAAGGAGAAACCGAGGATGACGGTCTGCTTGACTGCGGCTTGAAACTGAGGAAAGTCAGCTTCATAGAGAAG ATGGAGAGGCGGACGGGATGTAGTGGCCACCCTTTGGACAATAGTTTTATGGAGGAAGGGAGTCCAACAATGGCAGATAAAGGAATGGAGCCGCCCTCTGTGTTTTCAGTGTGTGATGATGATTTCGATAACGGCATCCATGACGTGAAGGAGGCAGCTGGGGGAGGGGTGGCATGTGCAGCAGAAGGAATCAACTATGCTGCAGCCACCTGCACCACTGGATCTGCGTCCAGGAACGAGAGCGGCACATCATTGCGAAATCGGAGACGAGGCCGCAGCACCGAGCGGCCCGATACCAGAACAAAGAGGGAATCGTGGATTGACCCTCCTGAAGTGAAGGAAAACAACATGCTGACTCCGGCAGAGATAGAGAGCTGTATGCAGACTTATATG GACACTTTCAAGGACTACCAAGAAATGTTTGTCCAGTTTGGCTACGTGGTGCTGTTCTCCTCGGCTTTCCCTCTGGCTGCCATGTGCGCGCTTATCAACAACATCATTGAGATCCGCAGCGACGCCTTCAAGCTCTGCACGGGTCTGCAGAGACCATTTGGTCTCAGGATTGAGAGCATCGGCCAGTGGCAG TCTGCAATGGAAGCTATGGGTCTAATTGCCATCATTGTGAACTGTTACCTGATTGGTCAGTGCGGTCAATTACAGCGGCTCTTCCCTTGGCTCAGCCCTGAGATGGCCATCATCTCCATTGTCATCCTCGAG CACTTTGCCATCCTCTTGAAGTATGTCATCCATGTGGCCATTCCTGACATTCCAACATGGGTCAGAGAGGAGATGGCTAAACTGGATTATCAGCGCAGGGAGGCCTTTAAG AAGCACGAGCGCCAGGCTCAGCAGCACTACCAGCAGCTGCAGAGGAAaaagagggaggaggaggacaggCAGAGGCAAGTGGAGCACATGGCTCGCAGAGAAAGAGACAGGGATGACGGCAAGGGCGACACTTCCGGGGACCACCACCACGAGAAAAGCCACAGCGGCAAATCGCGCCCCGGCGGAAGCGGCGGGTCGGACAAACCCAAGAGGCCCAGCTCCCTACTGGCCAACAACAACGTAATGAAGCTGAAACAGATCATCCCGCTGCAGAGCAAGTTCTCCTCAGGTGGTGCCCGCTCCCCTCAGTCACCCACTGAAGCAAAGCTACCGGGTTTCCTCAGCTTCAAATTCCTCAAATCGCCCGAGAACAGGAAGGAATCCGTGGCGACTCCTGCATCGGGCGCCGCCGCCAATGGGGCGTCGACATCATCTTCATCAGGTAGCAGCTCACAGGAGCGTTCTCAGTCACCCAGCAAGGCCTTCAACCCTGGcaaattgtttaattttggAAAATCCGAAGCTGGGACCTGTGTCAATGGGGCGCCGACGGCCAGATCGGGCGAGGGACTGTCTTCGTCGCAGATCGCCGAGAGACCGGTCTCCAGGTCCGACTTGAATGGAATTCCGGATGAGGTCCCATCACCTGCACGGGAAGGGTCCGAGAACGGACATTCAAGTGAATCGGACCCTTCTGGCCCAAAGGTTTAG